One genomic region from Gemmatimonadota bacterium encodes:
- a CDS encoding aminopeptidase P family protein, with amino-acid sequence MRWRLRGSANGLLTALALAGVVLWTQPLDGQEARRRWERMCQIRAEKFDLVLPRAMQDNGLDMWIVVMREGLLDPMWEALGRGYVGDWAYYVFTDRGERSERAALGVGGYKLEQCGVYDHFGPASSLAAYVAERDPERIGVNMATSIGGADGLSHTSWLHLREELGDPYADRLVSAERFVSDFRATRTASEIAAFAEAGEISREIAERAFSNEVITPGVTSLEDVAWWMLDQLLARGLDSSFDMPSVYLTGPNGIEATSTDRIIQRGDLLMIDWGVGFLDFYTDMKRVAYVLRDGETEPPPGIRNAFERAMEVRDVMKAAIKPAPTAQDALDATWAAIETAGFNRIEFNRPTDDPAVTDVVIGPHSVGNWGHGFGPSLAFFNPTRLTYELRPGTLISVELFAYTANPEWNDAKVRIPLEDDAVVTERGVEWLYPVTRRILVVR; translated from the coding sequence ATGAGGTGGCGGCTCCGAGGATCCGCGAACGGACTGCTGACGGCTCTGGCCCTGGCCGGGGTCGTACTGTGGACTCAGCCGCTCGACGGGCAGGAGGCGCGGCGGCGCTGGGAGAGGATGTGCCAGATCAGAGCCGAGAAGTTCGATCTGGTGCTGCCGAGGGCGATGCAGGACAACGGCCTCGACATGTGGATCGTGGTCATGCGCGAGGGATTGCTCGACCCGATGTGGGAGGCGTTGGGTCGAGGCTACGTGGGCGACTGGGCCTACTACGTCTTCACCGATCGGGGCGAGCGCAGCGAACGCGCCGCGCTGGGGGTCGGCGGCTACAAGCTGGAGCAGTGCGGAGTGTACGACCATTTCGGGCCGGCTTCCTCGCTGGCCGCCTACGTGGCCGAGCGCGATCCCGAGCGGATCGGGGTCAACATGGCGACTTCGATCGGGGGCGCGGACGGCTTGTCCCACACCTCCTGGCTGCACCTGCGTGAAGAGCTGGGCGATCCCTACGCCGACCGGCTGGTCTCCGCCGAACGATTCGTCTCGGATTTCCGAGCGACCCGTACCGCCTCCGAGATCGCCGCGTTCGCCGAAGCGGGTGAGATCAGCCGTGAAATCGCGGAGCGGGCATTCTCGAACGAGGTCATCACCCCAGGCGTCACGAGCTTGGAAGACGTAGCCTGGTGGATGCTGGACCAGCTTCTCGCTCGCGGGCTCGACTCGTCCTTCGACATGCCGTCCGTCTACCTGACAGGTCCGAACGGTATCGAGGCCACCTCCACCGACCGGATCATCCAGCGCGGCGATCTTCTGATGATCGACTGGGGTGTCGGTTTCCTCGACTTCTATACCGACATGAAACGGGTGGCCTACGTTCTGCGCGACGGCGAAACCGAACCGCCGCCGGGAATCCGCAACGCCTTCGAACGCGCCATGGAGGTGCGCGACGTCATGAAGGCCGCGATCAAGCCCGCCCCCACCGCCCAGGATGCCCTCGACGCCACCTGGGCCGCCATCGAGACCGCCGGCTTCAACCGCATCGAGTTCAACCGACCCACCGACGATCCGGCAGTGACCGACGTGGTGATCGGGCCGCACTCGGTCGGCAACTGGGGGCACGGCTTCGGCCCGTCGCTCGCCTTCTTCAACCCGACCCGGCTGACCTACGAGCTCCGCCCCGGCACGCTCATTTCGGTGGAACTCTTCGCTTACACGGCCAACCCGGAGTGGAACGACGCCAAGGTGCGCATCCCGCTGGAGGACGACGCGGTCGTCACCGAGCGGGGCGTGGAGTGGCTTTACCCTGTGACGCGGCGGATACTGGTGGTGAGATAG